One segment of Methylotenera versatilis 79 DNA contains the following:
- the rsmI gene encoding 16S rRNA (cytidine(1402)-2'-O)-methyltransferase — protein sequence MNDLKATGILYVVATPIGNLTDITLRALETLKVVDAIAAEDTRHTSGLLSHFGISKKLIAVHEHNEHQSAEKLLTQLKSGENIALVTDAGTPGISDPGAVVVDFVRKAGVKVVPIPGVSAVIAALSVSGITQNGFLFHGFLPASGAARRKALEALKTQTVTLVFYEAPHRIIESIVDMANVLGAERRVTFAREITKTFETIYSCNLADAANWLQADTNQQRGEFVLLVEAAVIKVAEGFSEEVVRILKLLLADLPLKQAVKLTAEIANEKKNDLYEFALRLKQAN from the coding sequence ATGAATGATTTAAAAGCAACAGGCATATTATATGTGGTGGCAACACCAATCGGCAATCTGACTGATATTACGCTGCGTGCGTTAGAAACGCTAAAAGTGGTTGATGCGATTGCGGCGGAAGATACGCGCCATACATCGGGTTTATTATCGCATTTTGGCATCAGCAAAAAATTAATCGCCGTGCATGAACACAATGAACATCAATCGGCAGAAAAGCTGCTGACTCAATTAAAATCAGGTGAAAATATTGCATTGGTAACCGATGCCGGCACACCAGGCATTAGCGATCCAGGCGCAGTGGTAGTAGATTTTGTGCGCAAAGCGGGTGTTAAGGTTGTGCCGATTCCAGGTGTGAGTGCGGTGATCGCGGCATTATCCGTTTCTGGCATTACGCAAAATGGTTTTTTGTTTCATGGTTTTTTGCCCGCCAGCGGTGCAGCCAGACGCAAGGCATTGGAAGCGCTAAAAACACAAACGGTAACGTTAGTTTTTTATGAAGCGCCACACAGAATCATAGAAAGCATTGTAGATATGGCGAATGTATTAGGCGCAGAACGCCGTGTTACTTTTGCCCGAGAAATCACCAAAACATTTGAAACCATCTATAGTTGCAATCTGGCTGATGCAGCAAATTGGTTGCAAGCCGATACTAATCAACAGCGCGGCGAATTTGTACTTTTAGTTGAAGCTGCCGTAATAAAAGTAGCTGAAGGGTTTTCTGAGGAGGTGGTGCGTATATTGAAATTATTGCTCGCAGATTTACCGCTTAAGCAAGCGGTTAAGTTAACCGCTGAGATTGCCAATGAAAAGAAAAATGATTTGTACGAATTCGCACTGAGATTAAAGCAAGCTAATTAA
- a CDS encoding DUF3579 domain-containing protein gives MTLKAVEIIIEGLTRAGKPFRPSDWVDRTCSTYASFGPNKKLVYSPYLKPKVMNGVRCLAVDMRLKDSNPAGFAQLMQFADENQLNILDADGKSIEAPV, from the coding sequence ATGACTCTAAAAGCGGTAGAAATTATTATTGAAGGCCTGACGCGTGCTGGTAAACCTTTTCGTCCGAGCGATTGGGTCGATAGAACTTGTAGCACTTACGCCAGCTTTGGTCCAAACAAAAAACTGGTGTATTCGCCCTATTTAAAACCAAAAGTAATGAATGGTGTGCGATGTCTGGCTGTGGACATGCGTTTAAAAGATAGCAACCCAGCAGGTTTTGCCCAGTTAATGCAGTTTGCCGATGAAAACCAGCTCAATATTTTAGATGCAGATGGTAAAAGTATAGAAGCGCCTGTTTAA
- a CDS encoding BON domain-containing protein: MNSTIKLTTIKLFLAAAIVSQLAACVPVAVGGAVAGGAIASDRRTSGFYVEDQGIQIKANRKMETNLGEEAHVNVTSYNRNVLLTGEVPDAERLAKAESLMKEVENIRTVTNELVVAPKSSIGSRSNDTYITSKIKGKFVTENKFPANYVKVVTENGVVYLLGLVNQAEADAAVEIARNTDGVSKVVKLFEFIQ; the protein is encoded by the coding sequence ATGAATTCAACCATTAAACTTACAACTATTAAGCTTTTTTTGGCTGCCGCAATAGTCAGTCAACTGGCTGCTTGTGTGCCGGTTGCTGTGGGCGGCGCTGTCGCTGGTGGCGCCATTGCATCGGATAGACGCACTTCTGGTTTTTATGTAGAAGATCAAGGCATTCAGATTAAAGCCAATAGAAAGATGGAAACAAATTTAGGTGAAGAAGCGCACGTTAACGTGACAAGTTATAACCGTAACGTGTTATTAACTGGCGAAGTGCCAGATGCAGAACGCTTGGCTAAAGCAGAGTCTTTAATGAAAGAAGTCGAAAATATTCGCACTGTGACCAATGAACTTGTTGTAGCGCCGAAAAGCTCAATTGGCTCTCGCAGCAACGATACTTACATCACCTCTAAGATTAAAGGTAAATTCGTTACTGAAAATAAATTCCCAGCTAATTACGTTAAAGTGGTTACAGAAAATGGTGTCGTTTACTTACTTGGTTTAGTTAATCAGGCAGAAGCAGATGCTGCCGTAGAGATTGCACGCAACACCGATGGTGTGAGCAAAGTAGTTAAATTATTTGAATTCATTCAATAA
- the ftsL gene encoding cell division protein FtsL, with product MTRLNFILFFVLIAVSLGVITSQHKARKLYFELEKQQNLKQKYETEFGQLQLEQSTWAMHSRIEELAAKKLKMQVPDAKRIQVITKEEVTSEVIR from the coding sequence ATGACGCGTTTAAATTTTATTCTTTTTTTTGTGTTAATTGCCGTGAGTTTAGGTGTGATTACATCGCAACATAAAGCGCGAAAATTGTATTTTGAGCTTGAGAAACAGCAAAATTTAAAACAGAAATATGAAACAGAATTTGGGCAATTGCAGTTAGAACAAAGCACTTGGGCCATGCATTCACGCATCGAAGAATTGGCTGCTAAAAAATTAAAGATGCAAGTGCCTGATGCAAAACGTATTCAAGTGATTACAAAAGAAGAAGTGACCTCAGAAGTGATTCGATAG
- a CDS encoding YraN family protein gives MKMNQNNAGFEAEKLAATFLQNHGLKMVTQNYHCRFGEIDLIMMDAKTLVFIEVRLRSNQQFGNAGASITTHKKQKLILTAQHYLQTHGESQCRFDAVLMSKLDTENIEWVRNAFDA, from the coding sequence ATGAAAATGAATCAAAATAATGCAGGGTTTGAGGCTGAAAAATTAGCTGCAACTTTTTTGCAGAATCACGGACTTAAAATGGTGACGCAAAATTATCACTGCCGTTTTGGCGAGATTGATTTGATTATGATGGACGCCAAAACACTGGTATTTATTGAAGTAAGATTGAGGAGCAACCAGCAGTTTGGCAATGCTGGCGCTAGTATTACGACACACAAAAAGCAGAAATTAATCTTAACCGCGCAACATTATTTACAAACACATGGCGAAAGCCAATGTCGTTTTGATGCAGTGTTAATGTCTAAATTAGACACAGAAAATATTGAATGGGTGCGTAATGCATTTGATGCATGA
- a CDS encoding TlpA disulfide reductase family protein, which translates to MRLKNMIFVKEPFLILVLISVIFSMSFAANGAERLQNKGFVLSDTTGKKHALSQYKGKWVIVNYWATWCPPCLEEVPDLVALYDSRKNKDVMLLGVAFDYQDAKEVADYVDDMLMSYPIVLGDDEVIKQIGTAEVMPTTYIYNPRGELVKTKRGLVTKVYLEDIIAKGSSKTH; encoded by the coding sequence ATGCGATTGAAAAATATGATTTTTGTTAAAGAACCGTTCTTAATATTGGTGTTAATAAGTGTTATTTTTAGCATGAGTTTTGCGGCTAACGGCGCAGAACGTCTGCAAAATAAGGGCTTCGTTTTAAGTGATACGACTGGCAAAAAGCATGCGTTATCTCAATACAAAGGCAAATGGGTGATCGTGAATTACTGGGCAACATGGTGTCCGCCATGCTTAGAGGAAGTGCCTGATTTGGTGGCACTGTACGATAGCCGCAAAAATAAAGATGTGATGTTGCTGGGCGTTGCGTTTGATTACCAAGATGCAAAAGAGGTCGCCGATTATGTAGACGATATGCTGATGTCTTACCCGATAGTGCTGGGTGACGATGAAGTGATTAAGCAGATTGGTACTGCAGAAGTAATGCCAACCACTTATATTTACAACCCGCGCGGGGAATTGGTTAAAACCAAGCGCGGGCTGGTGACTAAAGTTTATCTTGAAGATATTATTGCGAAAGGAAGTTCAAAAACGCATTAA
- the mraZ gene encoding division/cell wall cluster transcriptional repressor MraZ: MFRGATHLSMDAKYRLVVPAKHRDALLTQSAGNLILTAHPHRCLLLYPQPAWAPIEAKINSLSSFNPQTSVYQRMMVGQAEDITLDVTGRLLVSPVLRGFANLDKDVMFVGQGSHFELWNMDAWNKQLETLMTGDGFEMPAELEGFSL, from the coding sequence ATGTTTCGCGGCGCAACACATTTAAGTATGGATGCTAAATACAGGCTTGTAGTGCCTGCCAAGCATCGTGATGCTTTGTTGACGCAAAGTGCGGGCAATTTGATATTAACTGCGCATCCGCACCGTTGTTTATTGCTTTATCCGCAGCCTGCTTGGGCGCCTATTGAGGCAAAAATTAATAGCCTATCCAGTTTTAACCCACAAACCAGCGTTTACCAACGCATGATGGTGGGTCAGGCGGAAGATATCACTTTAGATGTGACAGGTCGTTTACTGGTTTCGCCGGTTTTGCGTGGTTTCGCGAATTTAGATAAAGATGTGATGTTTGTAGGCCAAGGTAGCCATTTTGAGTTGTGGAATATGGATGCCTGGAACAAGCAGTTGGAAACATTAATGACTGGCGATGGATTTGAGATGCCAGCAGAATTAGAGGGCTTTTCGCTATGA
- a CDS encoding UDP-N-acetylmuramoyl-tripeptide--D-alanyl-D-alanine ligase has product MMTLATIATAVNGQLLATDADIQHLKIESVGTDSRAIVNGQLFVAIKGEYFDGNQYAEAAIKQGAAAVLVSDANTTARPAILVDDTRLALGQLAHYWRNQFDMPVIAITGSNGKTTTKEMLTAILSAATKDAQKVLSTVGNLNNDIGMPLTLLKLRQQHAYAVIEMGMNHLGEIDYLSRIAQPTVALINNAGTAHIGELGSRDNIAKAKGEIFNGLSANGVAVLNADDAFFALWQSLTLGKKTITFGLSHAADVTAEYAEIDGVNHLQLATPAGKVSFKLNVLGKHNISNALAASAAAVALGVSNQDIANGLQNMQAVHSRLQRKLGFNGAALIDDTYNANPDSMKAAIDVLVTMDSHSVFVMGDMAELGADEASMHTEIGLYAKQKGIKNLLTFGVLSANATTSFGEGAQHFSVLEDVIAKVKSLMQKNVTVLVKGSRFMKMERVVNGLAETSGLTETDDLTLENQQKSLTEDASCY; this is encoded by the coding sequence ATGATGACATTAGCGACAATAGCAACAGCAGTGAATGGCCAATTATTGGCTACTGACGCTGACATTCAACACTTGAAAATTGAGAGCGTGGGAACAGATAGCCGCGCGATTGTGAATGGCCAGCTTTTCGTAGCGATTAAAGGTGAATATTTTGATGGTAATCAATATGCTGAAGCAGCAATCAAACAAGGTGCTGCGGCAGTATTGGTTTCAGATGCAAACACAACAGCAAGACCAGCAATTCTGGTGGATGACACGCGTTTAGCATTGGGCCAATTAGCACATTATTGGCGCAATCAGTTTGATATGCCAGTAATTGCGATTACCGGCAGTAATGGCAAAACCACGACCAAAGAAATGTTGACGGCTATTTTAAGCGCCGCAACAAAAGATGCGCAAAAGGTGCTTTCGACAGTTGGCAATTTAAATAATGACATTGGCATGCCGTTAACTTTGCTGAAATTACGCCAACAACATGCTTATGCAGTGATTGAAATGGGCATGAACCATTTGGGCGAGATTGATTATTTAAGCCGTATCGCGCAGCCAACGGTTGCCCTGATTAACAATGCAGGCACGGCGCATATCGGCGAATTGGGTTCGCGTGACAATATCGCCAAAGCCAAAGGTGAGATTTTTAACGGCTTAAGCGCAAATGGCGTTGCGGTGCTAAATGCAGATGATGCGTTTTTTGCACTTTGGCAATCGTTAACTTTAGGCAAAAAAACCATTACTTTCGGGTTGAGTCATGCGGCTGATGTGACAGCTGAATATGCAGAGATTGATGGAGTCAATCATTTGCAATTGGCCACGCCAGCAGGAAAAGTCAGTTTTAAATTGAACGTGTTGGGTAAACATAATATTAGCAACGCGCTTGCTGCCAGTGCTGCTGCGGTTGCGCTAGGTGTGAGTAATCAAGATATTGCAAATGGCTTGCAAAACATGCAAGCCGTGCATAGTCGCTTACAACGCAAACTGGGTTTTAACGGTGCTGCGCTAATTGACGATACTTATAACGCGAATCCTGATTCCATGAAAGCCGCGATTGATGTATTGGTGACAATGGATTCGCACAGTGTTTTTGTGATGGGCGATATGGCTGAATTAGGTGCGGATGAGGCCAGCATGCATACGGAAATCGGTTTGTATGCCAAACAAAAAGGCATTAAAAATTTGCTGACATTTGGTGTGTTAAGTGCAAACGCCACCACGAGTTTTGGTGAAGGCGCGCAACATTTTTCAGTATTAGAAGATGTAATTGCAAAAGTAAAAAGCCTGATGCAAAAAAATGTAACGGTATTGGTTAAAGGTTCACGTTTTATGAAAATGGAGCGTGTGGTTAATGGGTTAGCAGAAACAAGTGGTTTAACTGAAACTGATGACTTAACACTAGAAAACCAACAAAAAAGTTTAACGGAGGATGCATCATGTTATTAG
- a CDS encoding UDP-N-acetylmuramoyl-L-alanyl-D-glutamate--2,6-diaminopimelate ligase, giving the protein MTKPVQNYRIKTPIKSLTADSRQVTAGSLFLAYPGDKSDGRNYIADAIKNGASAVLWDSTDFEWNAEWAVENIGIKHLRLQAGNIANQYYKKPSEKLWTIGVTGTNGKTSITQWLSQCFDYLGKKTAVVGTLGNGFANALSETQNTTPDAILLQSMLADYLKQGAEVVALEVSSHGLHQGRVNGVHFDIAVLSNLSRDHLDYHSTFAEYAAAKRRLFDFSDLKMSVLNCDDEFGREIEEDLKHAVAPVITYGIEHGDVQATQLHFENTHFSFVALTPQGEATVKANLIGRFNVYNVLAVLATLLVSKVSLKDAVDAIAQIKSVAGRMQSLGGGALPLVIVDYAHSPDALEKVLTTLNEQKPIGAKLVCVFGCGGNRDAGKRELMGKIASDLADAIVVTSDNPRHENKRKIINEILQGTQGNYLIEQNRAKAISVGILAAKPGDIVLIAGKGHEKYQEIKGVKNYFNDVEQAEKALKAYAESLS; this is encoded by the coding sequence ATGACAAAGCCTGTTCAAAATTATCGAATCAAAACGCCTATTAAAAGTTTGACTGCAGATAGTCGGCAAGTGACGGCTGGCAGTCTGTTTTTGGCGTATCCGGGTGATAAAAGCGATGGGCGCAACTATATTGCTGACGCCATTAAAAATGGTGCCAGCGCGGTGTTATGGGATTCTACAGATTTTGAATGGAATGCCGAATGGGCTGTTGAGAATATAGGCATCAAACATCTACGTTTACAGGCGGGTAATATTGCCAATCAGTATTATAAAAAGCCTTCTGAAAAATTATGGACGATTGGCGTAACGGGCACTAATGGCAAAACGTCTATCACGCAGTGGTTAAGTCAGTGTTTTGATTATTTAGGTAAAAAGACTGCAGTCGTCGGTACGCTTGGTAACGGTTTTGCCAATGCATTAAGCGAGACGCAAAATACCACGCCAGATGCGATCTTATTACAAAGTATGTTGGCAGATTATCTAAAACAGGGCGCAGAAGTAGTAGCGCTAGAGGTCTCCTCACATGGCTTACATCAAGGTCGCGTCAATGGCGTGCATTTCGATATCGCAGTATTAAGTAATCTGTCGCGCGATCATTTGGATTATCACAGCACGTTTGCAGAATATGCCGCCGCAAAACGCCGTTTATTCGATTTTTCTGATTTGAAAATGTCAGTATTAAATTGCGATGATGAGTTTGGCCGTGAGATTGAAGAAGATTTAAAACATGCCGTTGCGCCAGTGATTACTTACGGTATTGAGCACGGCGATGTGCAGGCGACGCAATTACATTTTGAAAATACCCATTTCAGCTTTGTTGCGCTTACGCCACAAGGCGAGGCGACAGTTAAAGCTAATTTAATCGGCCGTTTTAATGTGTATAACGTGTTAGCTGTATTGGCGACTTTATTGGTTTCAAAGGTGAGTTTAAAAGATGCGGTCGATGCGATTGCGCAGATTAAATCAGTTGCTGGCCGTATGCAATCGTTAGGCGGCGGCGCGTTGCCATTGGTCATCGTCGATTATGCGCATTCGCCCGATGCACTGGAAAAAGTGTTAACCACATTAAATGAGCAAAAACCAATTGGTGCAAAATTGGTGTGTGTGTTTGGTTGCGGTGGTAATCGCGACGCAGGCAAGCGTGAATTAATGGGCAAAATTGCCAGTGATTTAGCAGATGCCATTGTGGTGACTTCGGACAATCCAAGGCATGAAAATAAACGCAAAATCATCAACGAAATCTTGCAAGGCACGCAGGGCAATTATTTGATTGAGCAAAATCGCGCCAAAGCGATCTCAGTGGGAATTTTAGCTGCCAAGCCAGGCGATATTGTGTTAATTGCTGGCAAAGGTCATGAGAAATATCAGGAGATTAAAGGCGTTAAAAATTATTTTAATGACGTTGAGCAGGCAGAAAAAGCCTTAAAAGCCTATGCGGAGTCGCTTTCATGA
- the pyrC gene encoding dihydroorotase — MIPSNTLTPTTLTITRPDDWHLHLRDGAALQAVLPDSARQFARAIVMPNLRPPVTTTELAVAYRQRIINALPTGMRFEPLMTLYLTDKTSAEEIALAKASGIVHGAKLYPAGATTNSDSGVTNLGHCVSALEAMEKLGVPLLAHAEVTDNDVDVFDRERVFIERNMIPLLKKFPALKVVFEHITTKDAADFVIESPNNIAATVTAHHLLMNRNDMFKGGIQPHHYCLPILKREEHRVALVKAATSGNPKFFLGTDSAPHAKHTKEAACGCAGIYTAHTAIELYAEAFENANALDKLEGFASFYGADFYGLPRNKERVTLVKESWKVPENLPFDGDTLVPLRAGQILQWKLQK; from the coding sequence ATGATTCCTTCCAATACGTTAACTCCGACTACTTTAACTATTACACGACCAGATGACTGGCATTTGCACTTAAGAGATGGTGCCGCGCTACAAGCGGTTTTGCCAGACAGCGCAAGGCAATTCGCGCGTGCGATTGTGATGCCAAATTTGCGTCCGCCTGTGACAACGACTGAATTAGCCGTTGCTTATCGCCAACGTATTATAAACGCCTTGCCAACTGGCATGCGTTTCGAGCCGCTAATGACTTTGTATCTGACTGATAAAACTTCGGCAGAGGAAATAGCTTTGGCCAAAGCCAGTGGTATTGTGCATGGTGCAAAGCTTTACCCAGCGGGCGCCACTACCAATTCAGATTCCGGTGTCACAAACCTAGGTCATTGCGTGAGTGCGCTTGAGGCGATGGAAAAGTTAGGCGTGCCTTTGCTGGCGCACGCTGAAGTGACCGATAACGATGTCGATGTGTTTGATCGCGAACGTGTATTTATTGAGCGCAATATGATTCCGTTGTTAAAAAAATTCCCCGCATTAAAAGTGGTTTTTGAGCATATAACCACTAAAGATGCGGCAGACTTTGTGATTGAATCCCCTAATAATATTGCTGCAACAGTGACTGCGCATCATTTACTAATGAATCGCAACGATATGTTTAAAGGCGGCATTCAGCCGCATCATTACTGTTTGCCAATCTTGAAACGTGAAGAACACCGCGTGGCTTTGGTTAAAGCAGCGACTTCTGGTAATCCTAAATTTTTTCTAGGCACAGATAGCGCACCGCACGCCAAGCATACTAAAGAAGCAGCTTGCGGTTGTGCCGGAATATACACCGCGCATACGGCGATTGAGTTGTATGCAGAAGCGTTTGAAAATGCAAATGCCTTAGATAAGTTAGAAGGTTTTGCGAGCTTTTATGGGGCGGATTTTTATGGTTTGCCTCGTAATAAAGAGAGAGTTACATTAGTGAAAGAAAGTTGGAAAGTGCCTGAGAATTTGCCGTTTGATGGCGACACTTTAGTGCCTCTCAGAGCTGGGCAAATTTTACAATGGAAATTACAGAAATAA
- a CDS encoding peptidoglycan D,D-transpeptidase FtsI family protein, producing MAYNSVQHHIVKLPAWRRRLLLIGLLLGFAGLFARGIYLQSLHKEFLQQKGDARYSRTLELQAHRGKITDRNGELLAISSPVESVWASPPDVKITTEQKVKLAQLLGIKNKEVDKKLANLQRGFVYLKRRVAPDLAAKVMSLRIPGIFLQREYKRFYPAGDVTAHIVGFTDINDKGQEGFELAQNALLSGKAGSRKVIKDRQGRIVEDLEDVKVPQDGHDLVLSIDRRLQYLTFRELSRAVELQKAKAGAAVILDAKTGEVLAMVNLPTYNPNNPVNISGKTRNRVVTDVFEPGSTLKSIAVSAAMEFGDFKPDTLVQTGPGYMKIGSATVHDTHDYGMLTVAGVIQKSSNVGASKMVLSLKREELWSAFNQLGFGSRMNIGFPGEASGRLRPYKTWRPIEQATMSYGHGISVTLLQLARAYTVFANEGELKPVSLLKIKESPVGHQVFSAQVANDMKTMMEQVVLPGGTALKAQVAGYRVGGKTGTAHKLGPNGYEKDKYVGSFVGLAPASNPRLIMAVMIDEPTAGQYYGGTVAAPVFSAVMSDALRMLAVPQDAPNDNVVIPPGVEDVKEVI from the coding sequence ATGGCCTACAACTCAGTACAACATCATATAGTAAAGCTGCCAGCATGGCGGCGTAGGCTATTGTTGATTGGCTTATTACTGGGTTTTGCGGGATTGTTCGCACGTGGTATTTATTTGCAAAGTTTGCACAAAGAATTTTTGCAGCAAAAGGGTGACGCACGTTACAGCCGCACATTAGAGCTACAAGCGCATCGCGGAAAAATCACTGACAGAAACGGCGAGTTGCTGGCAATTAGTAGTCCAGTGGAATCCGTTTGGGCAAGTCCGCCAGATGTGAAAATCACTACAGAGCAAAAAGTAAAGCTTGCTCAATTGTTGGGTATTAAGAATAAAGAAGTTGATAAAAAATTAGCCAATCTACAGCGTGGTTTTGTGTATTTAAAACGCCGTGTAGCGCCCGATCTCGCAGCAAAAGTCATGAGCTTGCGGATTCCGGGTATTTTTTTACAGCGTGAGTACAAACGTTTTTATCCTGCTGGCGATGTGACTGCGCATATCGTTGGATTTACTGATATTAACGACAAAGGTCAGGAAGGTTTTGAGCTGGCACAAAATGCGCTTTTATCAGGCAAAGCTGGCAGTCGCAAAGTCATCAAAGACAGGCAGGGCCGCATTGTAGAAGATTTGGAAGACGTTAAAGTGCCGCAAGATGGGCATGATTTAGTGTTAAGTATTGATAGACGTCTTCAATATTTAACTTTTAGAGAGTTGTCGCGTGCAGTGGAATTGCAAAAAGCCAAAGCTGGTGCGGCGGTGATATTAGACGCAAAAACGGGTGAAGTATTGGCGATGGTGAATTTGCCGACCTACAACCCGAATAATCCCGTGAATATCAGCGGTAAAACGCGTAACCGTGTGGTTACCGATGTGTTCGAGCCTGGATCTACATTGAAATCGATTGCGGTTTCAGCAGCAATGGAATTCGGCGATTTCAAACCAGATACATTGGTGCAAACTGGGCCTGGCTATATGAAAATCGGTTCTGCGACCGTGCATGACACACATGACTATGGCATGTTGACAGTGGCTGGCGTGATACAGAAATCATCCAACGTTGGCGCATCAAAAATGGTGTTGAGCTTAAAGCGCGAAGAGCTTTGGAGCGCGTTCAATCAGTTGGGTTTTGGTTCGCGCATGAATATTGGTTTCCCCGGTGAAGCATCTGGCCGCCTGCGTCCTTATAAAACATGGCGTCCGATTGAACAAGCCACAATGTCTTATGGGCACGGCATCAGCGTGACTTTATTGCAGCTTGCACGTGCCTATACAGTGTTTGCAAATGAAGGCGAATTAAAGCCTGTTTCACTGTTAAAAATCAAAGAGTCTCCTGTGGGACATCAAGTATTTTCGGCGCAAGTCGCCAATGATATGAAAACCATGATGGAACAGGTTGTATTGCCTGGTGGCACCGCTTTAAAAGCGCAAGTGGCTGGTTATCGCGTGGGTGGTAAAACAGGCACGGCGCATAAGCTGGGTCCAAATGGTTACGAAAAAGATAAATATGTCGGTTCTTTTGTTGGGCTAGCGCCAGCATCTAATCCGCGTTTGATTATGGCAGTGATGATCGATGAACCAACAGCTGGTCAATATTACGGCGGCACGGTTGCTGCACCAGTATTTAGCGCGGTAATGTCAGATGCGTTACGCATGCTGGCTGTGCCGCAAGACGCACCTAACGATAACGTCGTCATTCCACCAGGTGTGGAAGACGTGAAAGAGGTGATATGA
- the rsmH gene encoding 16S rRNA (cytosine(1402)-N(4))-methyltransferase RsmH, producing MMLGAKSAPPINENSALVSASVMTSATNPNSQPPSTAHITVLLSEAVNALNIQSDGIYIDGTFGRGGHSRLILSKLGVNGRVFAIDRDLAALAEGQLIKDARFTIEHRHFSEINQLAISNNLQKVDGILLDLGISSPQIDEGERGFSFRFDAPLDMRMDQTRGKTVAELLTTISEQQLGKVIKDYGEERFAKQVARAIIKERTDGRAITTTGQLAKIVASAIPKIEPGQNPATRTFQALRIFVNSELEELSLILPKCLDLLAEGGRLVVISFHSLEDRIVKQFIQNEQNRDDLPANFPVKAKDLPQPRLLAVGKAIKPSAAEVKANPRSRSAVMRVAMRTATA from the coding sequence ATGATGCTGGGCGCAAAATCTGCGCCGCCAATAAATGAAAATTCAGCCTTAGTGTCAGCATCAGTTATGACTTCCGCAACAAATCCCAACTCTCAACCACCATCAACCGCACATATCACCGTGCTGTTGAGTGAGGCAGTCAATGCGCTAAATATCCAATCGGATGGTATTTACATTGATGGTACTTTTGGGCGCGGCGGTCATAGCCGTCTTATTTTGTCCAAGTTAGGTGTTAATGGCAGGGTGTTTGCAATAGACCGAGATTTAGCGGCATTAGCAGAAGGTCAGTTAATTAAAGATGCGCGATTCACTATTGAGCATCGACATTTTTCAGAAATCAATCAATTAGCAATCAGTAACAATCTCCAAAAAGTAGATGGTATTTTACTGGATTTAGGTATTTCTTCGCCCCAAATCGACGAAGGCGAGCGCGGTTTTAGTTTTAGATTTGATGCGCCGCTGGATATGCGCATGGACCAAACGCGTGGCAAAACAGTGGCAGAGCTGTTAACCACAATTTCAGAGCAACAATTAGGGAAAGTGATAAAAGATTATGGTGAAGAACGGTTTGCTAAGCAGGTTGCAAGGGCGATTATTAAGGAGCGCACAGACGGGCGCGCCATCACCACTACAGGACAGCTTGCCAAGATCGTGGCAAGTGCAATCCCCAAGATCGAACCGGGGCAGAACCCTGCAACGCGCACCTTTCAAGCTTTACGGATTTTCGTCAATTCGGAGCTTGAGGAGTTATCGCTAATTTTGCCGAAATGCTTGGATTTATTGGCAGAAGGTGGGCGCTTGGTAGTGATTAGTTTTCATTCGCTGGAGGACAGAATCGTGAAACAGTTTATTCAGAATGAACAAAACCGCGATGATTTGCCAGCTAATTTCCCAGTGAAAGCCAAAGATCTGCCGCAACCAAGATTATTGGCTGTGGGCAAAGCGATTAAACCAAGCGCAGCTGAAGTGAAGGCAAACCCGCGTAGTAGAAGTGCGGTGATGCGTGTGGCGATGAGAACGGCAACGGCTTAA